AAGAATACGGTGCCAACGAGCATTGTCGCGGCTTGTGGATTTTGCGACTGCAGTTCGAGTGCGAACAGCGTGGCGACACTGGCTGGGATAATCCCGCGTGGGCCGATCGCACTGATATAGAGCCGTTCGTCGAACGTCAGGCGATCCCCGACCGTACAAAGTATGACGAGCGCGGGACGGATCACACCGGCGACTACAATGACTACCACCACCCCTCCGATCCCGAGCGAGAGTATATCTCTAAGGGACAGTAGAGATGCAAGCGTGATGAAGACGAACGAGATCACGAGGAGGGTGATATCGCCTTTGAAGCGTTCGATATCACCTCGGTAGGGGATTTCGGCGTTACCGAGGGTGAATCCACCAGTTGCAACAGCAGCAATCCCTGCTTCCGGGGCGACAATCTCTGCTATTCCGTACATGACGAGAGATGCAACCAAGACTATCAACCGTGCGTTCTGTGGAGCATTCTCGACGGAGAGGCTGACGTGCCGGAGGAGATACCAGACAATCCCCGCGACAACGCTCCCGACGAGAATTCCGCCTCCAAGTCGCATCCCGAATTCACGGATGAGCGTCGGGAATCCTTGCGTCTCAAGTAAAACGAATTCGAACATCACGAAGGCAAGGATTGCGGCCGTGACGTCGTTGACGACGCCTTCGGTTTCGAGCGTGGTAGCGACGCGGTTACGAACGGGGACGACGTTCATGATCGGCGTGATGACCGTCGGTCCGGTTGCGATCAGAAGTGATCCGATCAAGAAGGCGACGCTCCATGATGCATCAAGCGCGAATCGAACGACGGTTGCAGTGCCGATGAGAGAGATGACCGCGCCAATGGTGACAAGTCGGAACGTCTCTCGTGGTGCTTCACGCAAACGCTCGAAATTTAGATGAAATGCTCCCTCGAAGACGATAATGGCGACGCTCAGCCCAACGATCGCCGGAAGTCCATCGCCGAAGACAGCCGGAGTGATAACACCGAGTCCCTCCGGGCCAACAGCGATGCCCGCGAGAATGAGGAACATCACACTCGGAACCCGCAATCTGTCTGCGATGACTTGAGCGGCGACTCCCAGTCCCAAGATCGTAACGACGATAACGATGAGTTCAGAGGTAGCGGCCACGGATTCAGTGCTGTGTTTGCATTACCCAATGCTATAATTAACTACCAGATGATAGTGGCGTCTGTGTGGCTTCGAGCGTGACACTCGGTTGTCAGATACAGTTCGGCACTAGCACTGAGAGGGCGGAGAGCGTTCTTATGGCGTGAGGAAGACCGCCGACGTTTATACCCGAACGCGTTGGATTGACACTAAGAGCAGGCATGTACGAGACCATACTCATCCCGACGGACGGCAGCGAACACGCGGTCCGCGCCGCCGAACACGGACAGTACCTCGCCCGGCTATTTGACGCGACGGTACACATCGTCAACGTCGTCGATGTACAGGCAGCGGGCGGTGTGTTCGACGCTGGCGGTGTCGATGAGGAGTTCGTCTCCCGCCTGAAAGCGAAAGGCGAACGTACCATCGAGGAGGCTGCAGCCGTCATCGATGAAACAGAGTCGATACAGACGGCGGTACTCAAAGGCCGTCCAGACGAGGAGATTCTGGAGTACGCGGCCGAGCATGGTGTGGACGCGCTCGTCATGGGAACTCACGGACGAACGGGACTCAGACGCTACATCGCCGGAAGCGTGACCGAGCGCGTCGTCCGCCTTGCCGACATACCGGTTCTCACAGTCCGTTCGACTGACCAAAGTCAGGTCGCCGAAGATTACGACGAGGTTCTCATTCCGACCGATGGGAGCGAACCGGCGAGCGCGGCCGTCGAACACGGCCTCGCTATCGCCGAAAAATCCGGTGCGCGCGTCCACGCGGTGAATATCGTCGATGTTGGCAACGTATCGGCCAGTCCGACGTATACGCTTCCAAGTGAAGTGATAGGACAGTTGGAATCCGAGGGAGAAACGGTGACTGAGGAGATTGCCTCTCAGGCCCGCGAGCGCGGTCTCGAAGCAGTCACCGAAGTTCGTGAAGGGTTCCCGGCGAAGACCCTCCTCGACTACGCAAACGAGAACGACATCAGCCTGATAGCGATGGGGACGGCCGGTCGAACGGGTCTCAACCGGTATCTCTTGGGAAGCACGACCGAACGGATCATCCGACAATCAGACGTACCCGTCTTAGCGGTCAACGCGAGAGACGAACAGGACGACTGAAACCGAATTCAGAGAAAAGCGTACGAAACCGTTTTTTCAGCGATTGTACCCACTAGTTCCGACTCCCGGCACCAGCGTGTACACCCGGCAGAGTGGCCGCAGACAACTGTTCAGTGTCCTCCCGAAGGGAAACGCGGAGTTCCATCTCCCCACACTCATCGAGCGAGATAACCATATCCTCGACTAACCGCGCGTACTCGCTAGCGTGCTTACCAGAGCGGCGAATCCGCGTCCGTTCTTCGAGTAATCCTGCGTCAGTGAGTTGGTCGAGTTTCCGGTACGTGGTCGAGAGCGGAAGATCACACGCCTCCGAAACTTCGCTCGCGGAGAGCGCTTCGCCGCTAGTGGCATCAAGGATAGCGCGGCAACCGGCATCGTTGAACGCATCAAGGAGGTCCTGAACCGCATCCTCGTTTCGGACGACAGTCTCGCTTTCGGCAGATTGACGGTTAGCAAATCGGGCGGCCGACTGGACCATCGGTGACTGACTCATACATAATTAGAAGGAGGCTATAGGGAGTAACGAACAGCCCCAATATCTGGGGAGGTTTATAAGCACCGTCGGAGAGAGACACGAACTGGCGGGCTGCGTCATCTCTTCGAACCGCTACAGAATATCTTCGAGAAGCTTCGATTCAGCCGCCGCGAGATGTTCAGTAAGCGTCGATGGATTGATATCGAGTTCGGCGGCAATCTCCGTCGCGTTTGCCCGACGAGGACGTTCGAAGTAGCCCATGTCGTAGGCGGTTTGGAGAACTTCGAGCTGTCGAGTCGTGAGTTTACTCCGATCCACGAAGACGCTGTCTTGGGACTGCTCGACCGCTGGTGACCGGACGAACCGCTTGATATCGACATCGGGGAATCTGTCACGAAGCTCAGCGACGACAGACCGAAGCTCCTCGTAATCCGCGGCGTGGAACACAAGCGTCAGATGTCCGTCCTGTGCGACATAACGGGCGACCGGACAGCCGAACTGGCCGAGACACTCACACGGGCAGTTCACGCCGTCATCGTGAGTAAACCGATACCGGTTCGTCGGCCCGTGGGAGAATATCGGCGTGAGATCAGTCTCAGAATCAGCGTCCGCATCCGCAGAGAATTCAGTGACACACTCCCCGCAGTCTGACGCCGGAACGTTCGTCGCCACCGAATCAACAGTTATCTCCGCGGCGTCCGAGAGTTCGACGATGGGACAGAGGTCGGGTGTCGTAAACGCCACTGTCGCGCGGATTCCGGGGGGCATTGACGCGTGGGAAGTTTAGGAAGGCAGTACTTGAAGCTACAGGTGTCGCGTCCGAAGCGTACAGCACATCGGACAGGGAACTACTCTCGGTCGACTTCGATCCGACGACCGCTCAGTTCGTCCGGTTCGAGTTGATAGAGTTGAACGTCCAAATCACGCTTTGACTCCCCCCAGATCTCGAACAAGGGGCGCTTGGCCTTGCCGTACTGTTCGATGTGTTCGACGGTCAGTTCGTCCCGCGGTATCTCTTCGAGCGTCCCGATTGCGACAGCGCTCCGATAGACTGGTTCGGATTCTTCGTACACAACAATTCGCGCGAGCGGGTGAAGAAGCCAAGAACTTCCGTTTCTCGCTTTCAGGCGTTGAGACGAGTCGAAGATAGAACCGCCGCGTCTCCGGATCGTACCCGTAAGAGATAGGAATCGAGTACGGTTCGTCCTCGCGCGCTAACGCCAACACACCCGTCTCGTGACGGCTGAGGAGGGCGTCCGTTTCCTCTCGGGACAATCCGGACTCCGTATCCAACGTCATATTCTCGTACGACGAGAGAGGAGAAGCACACTAATACCTGTCTGTGGACGACTGTGACATCGAGAACGAGCGACTCGCTCCCGCTATCGCGCCGTTAGTGGGGTCTGAGGTCTGAGAAGGTTACGAAGAGTTCGCAGAAGTGGGATTCGTGAACGCATCAGTTGTCACACCTGCACCGCAGATGACGCAGCCACGCTCGATGAGCGCGTCTTTCATCGAGCCGTTCACCTCTAATGCTTCGTCACACTCCGGACAGGTGAAGGTGTACTCCTCCTTGGTTTCACGGCTCATCATGTGTGATACTGTGTTGTCCAGTAATAAATGGCGTCCTATATTTCCGACCACGTGAGAACACCGCATATGAGTGTATTGCCGAACGTCATCGGATGACACTGAGCAGGTGATAATATACGGATACAGACACAAACGAAATGTGAATGAGCGACACCGAGACTGACCCGCCGTCGGAGTTAGAACAGCCGAGCGAGGGATCTCCGGGTTCGGTGGCCGAGACCACAGACGAAGTGACAATATACGAAGACGAAGTCGAACTCGAACGAACAATCGGGTTACGCGGCGGTGTCGCCATCGGCGTGGGAACGATGATCGGAGCGGGCATCTTCGTCTTCCCCGGACTCGCCGCCGGACGCGCTGGTCCCGGGGCCGCCCTCTCGTTCGCACTCGGTGCGGTCGTCGCCCTTCTCGTAGCTCTGCCAACCTCCGAGTTAGCGACAGCGATGCCTCAGAGCGGCGGTGGATACTACTTTATCTCCCGCGGGATAGGCAATCCATACGGTGCCGTCGTTGGACTGAGTCTCTGGTTGGGCCTCATTTTCGCGTCGGCGTTCTATCTCGTTGGGTTCGGTCAGTACGCCGCCGCGATACTGGCCGAGATCGGTCTGGAAATCGATGTCGGAACTGTCGCCCCCGCTTTGGCCGTTCTCGTCGGCGTGGGTCTGACGGGCGCGAGCATCGCCGGGACCGAGAATACAGCAAAACTACAGAACAGTATCGTCGGTCTCTTACTCGGAATCCTGACGCTCTTTCTCGTCTACGGCGGACTCGACTCGCTCGGCTTCTTCGGACGCGAGACGGTTCCCGAGGCGTTCGCGCCGTTCGGCGTCTTCCCCATCCTAACGACGACGGCGTTCGTGTTCACCGCGTATCTCGGCTTCGCACAGGTGGCGACAGTGGCGGGCGACATTAAACGACCCAGTCGGAACCTGCCACTTGCGATGATCGGTTCAGTGGTGTTAGTCGCGGTGCTTAACGTCGTGACCATACTCGTGGCAACCAGCGCGTTCGGAAGCGCGCAGTTGGCGACGTACGGAGAGACTGCGCTGGTCGAAGTCGCACGAAGTTTCGTCGGCATCGGCGGTGCCGTCACGATTCTCGTGGCGGGGTTGTTAGCGACGGTTTCGAGTGCGAACGCGTCGATCCTGAGTTCATCACGGGCACTGTACGCCCTCAGCCGTGACGCACTCGTACCTGCAAAGGCCGGAACCCTCAATCGGAAGTACAACACGCCGCACATCGCGTTATCGCTCGCGGGCGGACCAGTCCTGTTTCTCGTCCTGTTCGGCCCCGTCGAAGTGTTAGCTGAGGTGGCGTCGTTTCTCCACCTCCTGATGTACGGACTGATGTGCGTTACACTCGTCATCCTTCGACGACGCTCACCCGACTGGTACGATCCGGACTATCGGATTCCGGGCTATCCGGTATTGCCGATTCTCGGCGCAGTGACTAGTTTCAGCCTCCTCGTACTCATGCAACCGCGCTCACAGGCAATCGGTGTGGCCGTGATAGTCGCGGCCGCGGTGTGGCAACGGTTCTATGCCGCCGACGTCGAATTACAAGGGGTGCTATAACGATGACTGAAGACGCCATCATAGCAGGCGAAGAACTGACCGTACTCGTTCCCGTCCGAATCCTCGAAGGAGAACAGGTACCGGCCGCGCTTATGGACGTGCTATCGTCAGTTTCGGTGGTGCTGCTCGGCTACCACGTCATTCCCGAACAGACCGCGCCAGAGCAGGCACGGACCCAGTTCGGCGAGCAGGCGCGTTCGGAGTTAGACGACGTGGCAGAAGCGTTCCGGAACGCAGGAGGCGACGTCGAAGCGAGAGTCGTCTTCACAGGAGACGCGACCCAGACGTTCGAACGTATCGCGGTGGAAGAAAAAGCGGATGCGATACTCCTACTCAACCCCGCCCCAAGCGTCGAGCGAATCTTCGTCGCCCTCAGTGAGGGCATCAACACGGAACGAATCGCCGAACTCACGTCGGCGCTGGCGACAGGGACTGACGTGACGGTGACGCTGTTTCACGTCGCGACGTCGGAAGACGAACGCGCGGCGGGTGAGCAACTCCTCGACAAAACGGCCCGAATACTCTCGGAGAAGGGCGTGGCGACCGATGATATCGAGCGTGAAGTGGCCGTGAGCGATGCGCCGGTACAACTGCTCAGCGACGTCGCATCGGAGGACAGCGACCTCGTCGTTCTCGGTGAGAGTCGCCCGACGGTCCGCGAACTCGTATTCGGAGAACCATCGGAGCGAATGGCAGAGCGAACGCTCGCACCCATCCTTGTCGTGCGGCGACTCCCTGCATTAACTGCCGAGGAGGACGACGCCGAGACGGCGAACGATGAATCGTGAACCGAACATTCGTCGGATCGGAAACACCTCAGATATTATTTCTCCGTGCGTGCTATGGACACGCATGGGAAGAACTTCGAACGGTGTTCCTCGGCGCGAATTCGCCGGGACTGTCGTCGGAGCGGCCGCACTGAGTGCCGCAACAGGGACCGCGGCGGCACAGGAGGGACAGCAACACACGGTCGAAATGACCGACGGCTTGGTATTCGAACCGGACGCGATTACTATTGCACCGGGCGATACTGTGGTTTGGGAGAACGTGGGGTCCATCGGTCACTCGGTCACGGCGTACGAAGACGACATTCCGGAGGGTGCCGACTACTTTGCCTCCGGGGGATTCGACTCCGAAGACGCCGCGAGAAGCGCATACTCCGCAGGTGACCCCGAAAGCGGTGACATTGCCGGTGGTGAGTCGTACGAACACACGTTCGAGACCGAAGGAACGTTCGAATACTTCTGTATCCCGCACGAAACAGTCGGAATGGTCGGGAGCGTGACCGTCACACCGGGTGGTGCGGCCGAGGAAAACGGCGGTCCCGCCGCCCCACAGGTACCCGATTCGGCTAAGACGCTCGCCATCGCAACGACCATCGCTCTGACGAGTGTCGTCGGTCTCACGTACTTCTTCTTGAAGTACGGCGGCGACTACGAGATCCCAACTGGAGACGAAAACCAGTAGCACCGCGCCGTGAACGATGAAGCCGTCTGCAACGAGTACAGTGTACGCCTCGGATTCAGTCAATCGTGACGGATGATTCTCGAACTAGGCGGATTCGTCGTCGGATTGGGCATCCTTCTCGTCGGGGCCGACCGAACGGTCCGGTCGGCCGCCGAACTTGCGCTTTACTACGGCGTCTCGAACTTCTTCGTTGGCGTCACCGTCGTCTCCATCGGGACATCGATTCCGGAAATGACGACCTCTCTGTACGCGGCGTACTACGGGGCTGGTGACCTCGTTGTCGGGAACATCGTCGGATCGGAGACAGCGCAGATCACGCTGGGAATCGGAATTGTCGCTCTCATTTCGCCGATAGTCGCTGAACGAAAGAACGTACTGGTCTACGGCGGTGCGATGCTGCTCTCGATGATTATCATGATACTCACGCTCGAAGACGGGATCACCCGCTCTGAGGGCATCCTCATGATGTTAGCCTACGCAATCTTCATCCACGACCTGTACTCAAACGAGGGTGGCGAGGAGATAACTGAGGAAGTGATCGAAGAGCAGGAACCGCCGAAACGGACGGTACCGTGGGTACTCTTCGGCCTCCTTCTCGTTGTCGGCGGCGGACAAGTCATGGTAACGAACGGAGTGGCTCTGGCCACACTCCTTGGGATACCGCCGTACGTGGTGGGTATCCTCACTGGGTTGGGGACGACTGCTCCGGAGATAGTCGTCGCAGGAATCGCAGCGCGAAGCGGCCGAAGTGGTATCTCTGTCGGCTCACTTCTCGGAAGCAACATTACCGATCCAGTGTTCTCGCTGGGAATCGGTGCACTCGTTGCGGACGTAACGCTGAGCGACCCGGAATCGGTAACAATGTCGGTCAGCTACATGCTGTTCGTCTCGCTCATCGTCATCGCGGTGTTGTACTGGCGGCGGGGTATCGACCGACGGAGCGCTATCGGGTGTCTCCTGCTGTATCTTCCGTCGTTTATTGTCCTCTGAACGGCAAAAAACAGAGATGGCGCAAAACGAGACCGGAGACGCCTCGATTACGCCGCTTCTTCGAGAATCCAGCCGAAGCGCTTCTCCCAGAACGCCTCGTCCGGATGCTTCTTGCTTCGGCCATAGGTCTTCTCGTCGCGTATCTGCCGCTCAACGATGTCGCAGGCTTCATTGAGAGCCTGTCTTGCACCGTATCCCTCCCCCGAAGCGATGTACAGTCCGCTGTCAGTGTACAAGCGGATACGGGCGAGTACGAGCGGCGTCCCGCGACGTTTCTCGTCGTGTTCGTGGAGATGGACTTTGGCGTCCAACACGTTCATCCCGTGGTCCTTGTCGTCGAACGCCTCGACCATCGACACGATGTCGTCGTAACTCACATCGCCTAACAGGTCGGTCCCGTAGACCTGGACCGCACGGTTGCCGCCCGTCTCCCACGTGAGCGAGTCGAGGATATCGGTCTTCGTGACGATACCGACGGGACAATCGTCCTCGACGACGACGAGCGAGGACCCATCAGTTTCGAACATCGCCTCGACGGCCGTTTCGAGCGTTTCGTCCGGTCGAATCGTCCGAACAGGCGACACCATCACGTCGCGGACCGGAAGATCGAACAAGCGCGCAAGTTCTCCTTCTCGGGCACCGTACCCGCCGCGGTGCGTCCGGCCGGCAGTGCCACCACCGCCGAATGCATCCGCGCCAGTCGCGTCACCGCCTTGGCTCTGCGTCCCGGAGTGTACGGTGAGGTCCACCATATCGTAGAGACTGAGAATGCCGACAGCCGCGTCGTCCTCGACAACCGGGAGGTGAGTAATGTGGTGCTCCCGGAAACGGGTAACCGCTTCACCTGCCGTCGTTTCCGACTCGACCGAGACGAGTTCGTCAGTGTAGACATCGCCGACGGTGGCGACGTCCAGAAACGGTTGGACCGCTTCGAGGATGTCGTCAGCGCTGACAACGCCGACCACGTCGTCCCCCTCGAAGACGGGGAGGAGTTGCGAGTCGCTGTCGATCATGAGCCGTGCGACCTTGCGAACGTCCTCGTCGGGTGCAAGTCGAGGTACGTGCCAGACAAGCGAGCCGACTTTCTGGTCGGGAGGGTGCCGGGAAGTGGCGAGTTGTCGTCTGGTGACGACCCCCTCAAACTGGGTGTCCTGTACGAGGACGCCTTTGACGGTGGGATCGTCGAACACGCCGACGAGTTTGGAGACTCGCGTCTCCGGACTAACTGCTTCGTACTCTTCCGAGACGATATCAAGTATTTCCATGAGTGTTTTTGGGTTCCGATTTCGGTCACGAACGATGCACGGCCGGTGGGCAGTACGCCCGACAGATGTAGCTTCGCCGGTGTCGGTCAAGTATCAGCGGGTTATTCTCAACAACTGATACCGAACGAAGTGTATCAACCAGAACTAGAATTGTAGATATATCACACATCAATTCTGGAGAGATGTGCTATCTATTCAGATGAAAAACACGTCTCCGGAGATTCAGACGTAGACAGATATGTGAATTTGAGCCAGTTCATCGGCTTTTTCCGTATCGATAGTAGTCCCGAAGTCGTCTCTTCTCGTCAATCGATACCTAGTCCACCATCATTTGTTTTGTGTGCTATTGTATTTATTGTGCAAAAATAAAAGAGCGCGCGGACCGTATCTAAAGCCATGGGCGTGAGAATCGCACTCCTCGATGCGTCGGTCGGGAACACCCCGGCAGAGCGGAACTTCCGACGAGTCCTCGACGCCGAGGTGACGACGTTCAAACTCAGCGAGGGGCAGTTACCGCCGCCGGTCACGTCACGGGCGTGGGTGTACGACGGCGTGGTGATTAGCGGGTCACAAATATCAGTCTACGACGACAACGACTGGATTCACGGGGCGACAGAGTGGTTCCGACGCGCGCAGGCGGCCGGGGTGCCGACGCTCGGTGTCTGCTGGGGCCACCAGTTTATCGCCCAAGCCGTTGGCGGGCGCGTGGTGGATATGCACGAATACGAACTCGGCTATCGAACGATCACGCGCGTCGGTGACAGTCCGCTCTTCGAGGGCGTACCACGTCGGTTCACAGCGTTCGAGACACACTCCGACCGTGTTGCAGAACTTCCACCGGGTGCGGTCACGCTCGCACGCAATGACTTCGGCGTCCAAGCGTTCCGCGTTGGGGGTTCCTACGGCGTCCAGTTCCATCCGGAGTACGACCGTGAGACGGCCGAATGGGTGACGAAAAACAAGGAGTTACCCGAGGAGCGGATTCAGCACGTTTTGGACGGCATAAATGAAAACGCAGTTGCCGACGCGAACGTCTCCAAGGCGGTATGCGACAACTTCGTGAAGATCGTGACGACGACCCAACCGACGCAGTCAGACGAGTGGTCGGAACCCACCCCGTCCGAATCCGCGCTGGGTAGTGTACCTGATCAGGACTTCGAGGAGACCGGCCGCTAACGCCATTCCAAACAGAAGCGGCCAGACGGTCAGATATGACGAGAGCGGGTGTAAGTGAGTCCCGTACAGTTCCTGATACACGTTGTTTCCGAGGAGCCAAAGCGTCACTCCAGCGGGGAGAATCAGCGAGAAACGAGCGAGGAGGAACAACGGAACAGCGGCCATGAGAAACAGACCGACAACCGCATAGCTCACTCCGATGGCGACAGTCAACATATCCCCGGATGCAAAGTATACGCCGCGGGAAAAACTCCACCAGAGAACAATGACCGAATAGATGAGTCCACCGAGGACGCCGAGAACGAGCGGCTTGCGACTCTTCGACGGGAGGGAAACCATATTTCAGACTACATGACCACGATACAACAATCTTCTGTCGTATGAGATGTGTGAGAACGCTGAAGAAGCGAGACTCACGCGGGCGTCGTCGTAACCCGTAGTTCGCGTGTCCGCGGGCCATCGCACTCGGCAAACATGACTGACTGCCACGTACCGAGCCCCAACTCGCCGTTTTCGACCGGTATCGAGACGCTCGAACCGAGCAACGCTGCTCGCATGTGTGCGTCGGCGTTGTCGTCGATTTCGTCGTGTGCGTAGTCGTCACCGCGAGGTGCGAGGTGTTCGAGCAGTCGTTCGAGGTCGGACATCAATCGTCGCTCGTGTTCGTTGACAATGATACCTGCCGTCGTGTGCGGGACGAAGACAGTGCAGACGCCGGTGTCGAGGTCGTCCGGAACAGTCGCGGCGACATCAGACGTGACATCAACCACTTCGACGCGTTGGCCGGTCTGAACTTCGAGGGCCATGTGCGACAATACGGGTGGAACGAGCAAAAAAGAACAGTGCGCTTTACCTCCCCCTTGGTGGGGTCAGCGGACAAGCGTCACAGTGACGCGTGCCCGCCGAACAACGATTTCAGCGACACTTCCGAACACGGCTCGCCCCTCCTCGCCGCGTCCGTGAGCGCCAAGGACGATTTGGTCTACGTCCTCCGCTTCGGAGTAATCTACGATGACACGCTTCGAGTCACCGATTTCCGAGGCAGTGGCAACTGTTCGGTCGTGGTCCCCTGCGATTGCTTCGGCCTCCGAGAGCAGTCGTTCCGAGACTTCCTCAGCCCGTTCGTACCACTCCTCAGACCCCATCAACGGCTCGTAAGTCGTCTCGAACTCAGGATAGGTACCGTACCCCGGTTCGAACAGGTCAACGACGTGGAGCGCGGTTATCGACGCCTCCGGAAACTCTCCCAGCGCATACCGGAGCGCGCTCCACGACAGCGCAGATCCGTCGACCGGAACGAGGACGTGCTTCGCCATGGAACCCCACCAGTTAGTGGTAGATGCTGGCCGAAATAGGACCTATCGGCAATTCCTATCGGCTGAGAATACTGTTCGTCGAAATCGTTAATACAGACTGTCGAACGCCACACTGCCGGTCAGCAACACGGCTTCAACGGGACTCGACGCCCAACTGCTCCCGTTGGGTTGACTCGCCGGATCGTTCGGTTTCATCGAGATACGACTGGACCGCCGCCGCGGCATCGTCTGCACTAGTGAAACTCGTACCGAGACCAACCTCGATTTGCGTCCAGTCGTCGCCGTTGCGTTCGTATACGTCTACCCACCAGTACAGCGACAGGCCACGCGAGAATTCGGTGATTTCGATGCGGAGAGTTCCGTCCGGGCGCTCGTACGTTGTCGTCTCGCCGTCGGTGTCGGCGGTCCATCCGCGCGGGAGGTCGAGGCAGTACGGGTCGTCCGTCGGTCCGTCGTCCTCGGCAGTCATTCAGGGTCGAGTAAATGTTCTGAGCGGACCGCCCTAAATCACACCATCACGGCACGGGTCGCCGCCTCACTCGACCGACCGAGCGGAGTTGACAACGACGAGGAGGCTGCTCGTTCCCATAGCGACCGCGGCCAAGAGAGGATTGATGAGACCGGAAATGGCGAGCGGAATGGCGACGAGGTTGTAGACGAACGCCCACGCGAGGTTCTCGCGGATGCGGCGGTGCGTCCCGGCAGCGACGGAGAACACTGTTGGAACGGTGTCGAGTCCGCGTTCGACGATGATTGCGTCGGCCGCGCTCCCGGCGAGGTCCGTCCCTGATCCGAAGGCGATACCAACGTCCGCGGCCGCGAGGGCGGGTGCGTCGTTAGATCCATCGCCGACCATGGCGACGGTGCCGCGCGAGCGGAATCGTTCGACCGTCTCAGCTTTCGCTTCCGGCGGGACGCCTGCGAACACCTCGTCTACCGCCGGGTGCGACCGGAACTGTGCGGCCGCCCGTTCGTCGTCGCCGGTGAGAACGACGAGTTCCCGCTCTGCA
This genomic stretch from Halogeometricum borinquense DSM 11551 harbors:
- a CDS encoding sodium:calcium antiporter, encoding MILELGGFVVGLGILLVGADRTVRSAAELALYYGVSNFFVGVTVVSIGTSIPEMTTSLYAAYYGAGDLVVGNIVGSETAQITLGIGIVALISPIVAERKNVLVYGGAMLLSMIIMILTLEDGITRSEGILMMLAYAIFIHDLYSNEGGEEITEEVIEEQEPPKRTVPWVLFGLLLVVGGGQVMVTNGVALATLLGIPPYVVGILTGLGTTAPEIVVAGIAARSGRSGISVGSLLGSNITDPVFSLGIGALVADVTLSDPESVTMSVSYMLFVSLIVIAVLYWRRGIDRRSAIGCLLLYLPSFIVL
- a CDS encoding CBS domain-containing protein, yielding MEILDIVSEEYEAVSPETRVSKLVGVFDDPTVKGVLVQDTQFEGVVTRRQLATSRHPPDQKVGSLVWHVPRLAPDEDVRKVARLMIDSDSQLLPVFEGDDVVGVVSADDILEAVQPFLDVATVGDVYTDELVSVESETTAGEAVTRFREHHITHLPVVEDDAAVGILSLYDMVDLTVHSGTQSQGGDATGADAFGGGGTAGRTHRGGYGAREGELARLFDLPVRDVMVSPVRTIRPDETLETAVEAMFETDGSSLVVVEDDCPVGIVTKTDILDSLTWETGGNRAVQVYGTDLLGDVSYDDIVSMVEAFDDKDHGMNVLDAKVHLHEHDEKRRGTPLVLARIRLYTDSGLYIASGEGYGARQALNEACDIVERQIRDEKTYGRSKKHPDEAFWEKRFGWILEEAA
- a CDS encoding type 1 glutamine amidotransferase, whose product is MGVRIALLDASVGNTPAERNFRRVLDAEVTTFKLSEGQLPPPVTSRAWVYDGVVISGSQISVYDDNDWIHGATEWFRRAQAAGVPTLGVCWGHQFIAQAVGGRVVDMHEYELGYRTITRVGDSPLFEGVPRRFTAFETHSDRVAELPPGAVTLARNDFGVQAFRVGGSYGVQFHPEYDRETAEWVTKNKELPEERIQHVLDGINENAVADANVSKAVCDNFVKIVTTTQPTQSDEWSEPTPSESALGSVPDQDFEETGR
- a CDS encoding secondary thiamine-phosphate synthase enzyme YjbQ, giving the protein MALEVQTGQRVEVVDVTSDVAATVPDDLDTGVCTVFVPHTTAGIIVNEHERRLMSDLERLLEHLAPRGDDYAHDEIDDNADAHMRAALLGSSVSIPVENGELGLGTWQSVMFAECDGPRTRELRVTTTPA
- a CDS encoding universal stress protein, whose product is MAKHVLVPVDGSALSWSALRYALGEFPEASITALHVVDLFEPGYGTYPEFETTYEPLMGSEEWYERAEEVSERLLSEAEAIAGDHDRTVATASEIGDSKRVIVDYSEAEDVDQIVLGAHGRGEEGRAVFGSVAEIVVRRARVTVTLVR